A genomic stretch from Hemicordylus capensis ecotype Gifberg chromosome 5, rHemCap1.1.pri, whole genome shotgun sequence includes:
- the SRD5A3 gene encoding polyprenol reductase isoform X1 has protein sequence MMAEVWLVLAASFLAALIALQVPQLQPTSGSSSLSLAGLFQDLVRYGKTKSGCGQRPAWLQIFDVPKRWFYHFYVVSVFWNGFLLLLVIQSLLGSWPFPIWLQDLLRILDRASQDRNEGGEFLSAFLVCLFVWLNSCRRLRECLHISVFSAGVIHIVQYLFGLCYYVLVGLTVLCQMPASVREGKDQPMIVHWYHALGLLMFVWASIHQHKCHVILANLRKNKSGKVVHLDHSIPFGDWFEMVSCPHYFAELLIYVSMAVTFGFNNLTWWLVVMYVFFNQAVSAVLCHKFYLSNFKHYPKCRKAYIPYLL, from the exons ATGATGGCTGAGGTGTGGTTGGTGCTGGCTGCCAGTTTCCTCGCCGCGTTAATAGCTTTGCAGGTACCGCAGCTGCAACCTACTTCTGGGTCTTCCTCGCTCAGCCTTGCGGGGCTCTTCCAGGATCTGGTCCGCTACGGGAAGACTAAAAGCGGCTGTGGGCAGCGCCCTGCCTGGCTGCAGATCTTCGATGTGCCCAAGAG GTGGTTCTATCACTTCTATGTTGTGTCTGTGTTCTGGAATGGCTTCCTGCTACTGTTGGTTATCCAAAGTCTGCTTGGATCATGGCCCTTCCCCATTTGGCTTCAGGATTTGCTCAGAATTCTTGACAGAGCATCACAAGACAGGAATGAAG GTGGTGAGTTCCTGTCTGCTTTCCTAGTTTGCCTTTTTGTCTGGCTAAACAGCTGCAGACGGTTGAGGGAGTGTCTTCACATCAGTGTGTTCTCAGCAGGTGTCATTCATATTGTACAGTACTTGTTTGGACTCTGTTACTATGTCCTGGTGGGCTTAACGGTGTTATGTCAAATGCCAGCCAGTGTCAGGGAAG GGAAAGATCAGCCAATGATAGTCCACTGGTACCATGCCCTTGGACTCCTGATGTTCGTGTGGGCTTCTATTCATCAACACAAGTGTCATGTAATTCTTGCTAATCTTAGAAAAAATAAATCAG GAAAAGTAGTACATTTGGATCACAGCATTCCTTTTGGCGATTGGTTTGAAATGGTGTCCTGCCCTCACTACTTTGCCGAACTCCTAATATATGTTTCAATGGCTGTCACATTTGGATTCAACAATTTAACATGGTGGTTGGTTGTGATGTATGTGTTCTTTAACCAGGCCGTGAGTGCTGTTTTATGCCACAAATTCTACCTGAGTAACTTTAAGCACTACCCAAAATGTCGGAAAGCATACATACCTTATCTCCTTTAG
- the SRD5A3 gene encoding polyprenol reductase isoform X2, with translation MGAISHCADFCALYCAFSLKGPVGKGLGRATLPNTQWFYHFYVVSVFWNGFLLLLVIQSLLGSWPFPIWLQDLLRILDRASQDRNEGGEFLSAFLVCLFVWLNSCRRLRECLHISVFSAGVIHIVQYLFGLCYYVLVGLTVLCQMPASVREGKDQPMIVHWYHALGLLMFVWASIHQHKCHVILANLRKNKSGKVVHLDHSIPFGDWFEMVSCPHYFAELLIYVSMAVTFGFNNLTWWLVVMYVFFNQAVSAVLCHKFYLSNFKHYPKCRKAYIPYLL, from the exons atgggagccatttcccactgtgctgatttCTGTGCACTGTACTGTGCTTTTTCTCTTAAGGGCCCTGTGGGGAAAGGACTAGGAAGAGCTACACTTCCCAACACTCA GTGGTTCTATCACTTCTATGTTGTGTCTGTGTTCTGGAATGGCTTCCTGCTACTGTTGGTTATCCAAAGTCTGCTTGGATCATGGCCCTTCCCCATTTGGCTTCAGGATTTGCTCAGAATTCTTGACAGAGCATCACAAGACAGGAATGAAG GTGGTGAGTTCCTGTCTGCTTTCCTAGTTTGCCTTTTTGTCTGGCTAAACAGCTGCAGACGGTTGAGGGAGTGTCTTCACATCAGTGTGTTCTCAGCAGGTGTCATTCATATTGTACAGTACTTGTTTGGACTCTGTTACTATGTCCTGGTGGGCTTAACGGTGTTATGTCAAATGCCAGCCAGTGTCAGGGAAG GGAAAGATCAGCCAATGATAGTCCACTGGTACCATGCCCTTGGACTCCTGATGTTCGTGTGGGCTTCTATTCATCAACACAAGTGTCATGTAATTCTTGCTAATCTTAGAAAAAATAAATCAG GAAAAGTAGTACATTTGGATCACAGCATTCCTTTTGGCGATTGGTTTGAAATGGTGTCCTGCCCTCACTACTTTGCCGAACTCCTAATATATGTTTCAATGGCTGTCACATTTGGATTCAACAATTTAACATGGTGGTTGGTTGTGATGTATGTGTTCTTTAACCAGGCCGTGAGTGCTGTTTTATGCCACAAATTCTACCTGAGTAACTTTAAGCACTACCCAAAATGTCGGAAAGCATACATACCTTATCTCCTTTAG